In the genome of Parus major isolate Abel chromosome 3, Parus_major1.1, whole genome shotgun sequence, the window GCTATTTGATTTCCTTCTGAAGAGCTGTTAAAAggagtttattttgtttttaaaatctcaagATAGTCTATGAAATGTAATCATCGTATCTCAATTCAGATATACGAGATCAAAACTGGCACAGAGGAACGTaacattatttttcccaaaaagtTGAGGCAGCTTTTGTTGAATGGCGTCTGCATCAGTAAACGTTTTATAAACTCTTGTGGCTTTGGATCATCAGAGagaatccttttttttcttttgacatcttgaaaaaacatttcccacAAGTGCAGACAGGTAAGGAGGAAACTAAGTAGCAGCTTGTTTCCTACACGCAGCTGAACGCCATGCTCAGCAGTCCAGTgtctcaaaacaaaaattaatttgacatCACAGAGAGGCATATCCCCCTCAAGTTACAAGCATGTCTGAGACTTTTCAGGGGAGATGGAAGCAAGCACAAGGGTAAAGCACAAGTCTACTTTTCATGCATAGGTACTTAGCACTGCCCTGCATTTGGGGCACTTCGTCAGACATCCGAGTTGGAGCTGAGGTTTGTTAACCTGGGGTCTGCATTGATCTCATATCTGTAGTGGTAGCCCTCCATGTGATCCCTACAGGCATCTCTGATGTTGTGCATCCACTTTTTGATTCCTTTTCGGTTCAAGTACAAAACTAGGAGGAATATGGCCCCAATGAGAGCCAAGACTATCCCAAGGAAGACGTATGAAGTCTGTAGCTGGGAAGGCAGGTCTATGGGCATGGAGCAATTCAGGTCCGAGCCATTGATCTTCAGCAGGGCTTTGCCCAACATCTTGTCAGGGGAGGCACAGGTCAGGGCTTCTTTGCCCTCCACCTGGTCGCTCTCCTTGAGCCAAGCCACCAGGTCCTCGATGGCACAGTCACAGACCCAGGTGTTGTGGCCCAGGACGATGTGCCGGAGCGCAGGCAGGCTGCGGAACTGGGCCAGGGTGCTGTTCCTCAGCACACCCAGGGAGTTGTCGCTGAGGTTGAGGCTCTGCAGCTGGCCCAGTCCCTGGAAAGAGACATTTCGCAGGCCCACCAGGGAGTTGTTGCTGAGGTCCAGCTGCCGCAGGGCCGGCAGGGCAGTGAACATGCCGgcgggcagcagcagcagcccgtTGTCGGCCAGCTCCAGGCGGCTGAGGTTGGGCAGGGCCCCGGACTGCAGCAGGGCggccaggctgagcaggacGCCGTGTTCGCGCAGGGCCCCGCGGAGGGCCAGCTCCTCCAGCGGGCTGCCGCCCTCCCCGAAGGCCTGCGGGCTGAGGGAGACCAGCGCGTTTCCGCTGAGGTCCAGCTGCCGCAGGGCGGGCAGGGCGAGGGAGCCGGCCTCCACGGTCCGCAGGTGGTTGCCACTGAGGTTGAGGGAAGCGAGGTCGGGCAGGTTCTGAGCGGGGAAGGAGCCGGCCGGCAGGTCGGTCAGGGGGTTGCCGGTGATGAAGAGGCTGCGCACGTAAGGCGGCAGGTCGGGGGGCACCGCCGTCAGGTTCCTGTTCACGCACTTCACCGTCTTGGCCGGCTCCGAGCACTCGCAGAGGGCCGGGCAGCCGCCGGCCTGCGCCGAGCCGCAGCCCAGCAGGacgggcagcagcagccccaggcagagcGCGCCGCGCCCCGGCAtcgcgcccggcccggccccgcacGCAACTTTTCCCTCCGGGCGCCTCCGGCTCCGGGCAGCCCTTTCTTCGGGGGCAGGCGTTTCCCCTCGGGGGCTGGCTCCGCTCCGCTTTCCGCAGCGAGACCTGCggcaggggaggaaagggagacGGCAGCGGCGGGGCGGCGCGGCTCCTCTTGCCCGCGCCCACCCACCCTCCCCCGGCCCGCGTCTCGtcccccgcccccgccccggATACGCGGCTCGCCCGGGTGGCCCCGACCTCGCGGCAGAGCGGGAGAACACGCGGAGGAACAAGTTTTCGCCCACTTCCAGCTCACGCCGCCACCTTCCCACCCGGCCGTCGACTCCACCGGCGTAGCAcggaggggaagaggagggtcTGACCCGCTGCCGCCCACCGTGTCCCGCGGCTCCCCACCTGCCGTCCCTACCCCGGGGCTCTTCCCCTCCGCTCCGCACCGCTATAAACTCCCGCCCCGGAAACCCACCGCGGAGCCGAGCCCGGTCCCGGACCCCGTCCCTCACCTCCCGCCCCGCGTGCAGAACAAACTCTGCCGGAGCTCGCCGCCgactgcccccagccctgccgcCAACTCCGCGCCCACCCTCGCCGCGCCTAGCCCTGCCTCCGCTGGCAGGAGAAACCAAGCGCCGCCCGGCCAGGGGGAGCCGCCGCCCGCGCCCCGCCCGGCTCCAGCCCGCCGCCCCCGCGCTCCAGCTCAGCCGCCGCTGCCGGGCTGCCTCGCCCGGGAGCCAGCGGGAGGCTCCTTTCGGAGTCCCGTCCCCCTCTTCCCCGGGCCCAGGTGGGGCTGCCGGCGACCCACCTGGCCGCCGAGCGGAGCCGCGCCGTGCAGGGCTTCAGCTCGGCTCGCTGTGCGCGGAGCGGCTCCCGCCCGCCTCTCGAAGGGAGAGCCCCGCGCTCCGCTCCCCGCCTGGCAGCGCCCTACTTGTGCCTGCCCCGCCGCGGCTGCTGGGCGCCGCTCCCCGCTGCTTCCACGATGGGCGCGCTCAGGCCGGCGGCAGGATGGGGAATCCCGGCGGGTTTCGAGCGCGGGGGTGCCGTGCCGGCTGCTGGCGGCCACTGCCCCCGGCCGCCTACCCAGGGATCGCGTTTCGGGAGAGGAGGGAACAGCAGCCACGAAATACACCGAGTGAGCTCCAAAgctaaagcaaaagaaaaaacccgaaaccaacaaacccaaacctaaaaacaccaaaacaacacTTAAACCCACCGGGAACTTTAGAGatgctaaaataaattatagcaGGgatctttaagaaaataaaaggaccTGCAAATCGACGGCTCAAGACTGAGATTTAAACTTTATTATGGTGAGGAAAAGCCTGTAAGTACCTGTCtgcatgtaaaatatttaccaGCTTCAGTCGCTGTGGCTGTCCCAGAACCGTCCTGGCAAGGCTGAACAACCCGGGTGTAACAAGGCCTGGTTTGCGACCGAGTAACTCGCTTACATACCTCCCACAGAGGGGGTATTAGAGAAAGTCGTGAATGGTGTGAGCTGCCATGTGGCAGTATTTGGCTGTATTTGGCCACAGGTCCCTAGAAAGTGATTGAGATCATTAAATAACACCTAATTAACCGAAAAGATCCACCAATGTATACAAATAACTAGTTTTAGCAATGTGAAACAGAACGTTTTGAGGCGATGACTCCTTTGGGCTTTCCTGATCCTTCTGTTGGCTGCCTACACAAGATTTCCTTCTCTCCGTATGTCAGAGTTACACTCCTTCTGCTTTCCTGGTAAACtatgttcctttttttggtAGAGTCAGCAGGAATCTCAGAGCTGTCAAAAGCTATAGGGGAAATGAACAGATGAGTCCAGTATGAAGTCTTGATAAAATCAGCCCCAGAATCTGGAGAATAATGAACTAAAACACCAGTTATTGTAGGATTGTTCTCTTCTCTCTAGCCTGACAGTGGTGTTACAGTGCAGCAAAGTCTGGGGTTGGGGTGACAGGCAAGGGCTGTCCAGCTGATAGTGCAGTACACCCCTTACATGAAGATTATGGAGAAGATAAAATACGGAGTGGCTGAAGTAATAGTGATACAAATGAGATCTTGGACTCACAAGCAGTTCCAGAGCTTTGGGAAGTTATTTCTTTGATGTCAAGTTAGAAAAACAGTGGCACTATGCTGCAGGAGATTTTAGTTGGTTGAAAGGTTGTTGTCATGCCTCTTACTATAGTGCTCAGAAGAATAGATAGGTTAAGCTGTCCTGCATTTTGTTCTCCTAATCTAtgaaaattctttgaaaaaGTCAAAGAAACACTCCTGCCCCCAAACTGTCCTACTAGACAACGGTAAAATTCAGTGACCAATAAGTAGTTTCCAAAAGGagatagcttttaaaaataggtaACTGAATATATTACCAAAAAGAAATCCTATCAAAAATACTAAATTAGCATAACCATAACCACCTTTTATACAATATTCAGATACaatgtaattttgaattaaataatACAATTAGGAGCAATTACACTGATCTTCTTATTGTGCTCAACAGTTTTCCTAGCAGTTTGGGTTCTTCATGACTGTCTAGATGGGACTGTGCCTCTTGTCCTTCACAGCAGGCTAGCTGTTTGGGCAGGGGACATGGtttctttccatctctgtgGAGTGCTCACTGACAGGTGCTTGAATGTGCTGCAGTAATGCAAATAATAGATAACAagtattttcctattttttcctattattccAGTAGTAAATTGTACCTGCTAAACCTGCTTAAACttgcaaaaggaagaaaaccactTGTGAtctgattaattttcttcttgtttaaataaaacaatgtttctTAGAGAcatcctctgaaaaaaaaaatggaactttCTGGTGAATTCACTTATACTAAGTAGATTTCCTGGATGTGTTTGTAATGTactaggaaaatgaaaaacccCAACTTTGATGTGTTTTCAGGTCAGTTTTGGCTATTACAATTGATTGATTTTTGAATTTGCATTGCACACAGCCCATAGGATCTCATCtcatagtttgtttttttttgcataaaggTTATGCAAAACTTCTGCCTGAGTTAAATtacaggatttaaaaatatatcaccTTGGCTATGGGACTCAACTGGAAGTTAATTTACTATTGGAAACTATTCCTGTGTCTGATATTTTCAGGGGTTGACTGAGAAGCTCATGTTAGAGGGTGTGGGGGTTGAAACAATGCTTCAGTCTCTGCTACTCCAGGCTGAGGCTGGATAACATGCTGGTCATCTGGAATCAAGAAGGAAACCTCTGACCATCCTTCCCCAGAATGTTAAAGCTTGTTTCATGTGATGAAATCtgcttgcttttgaaaatcagtACTCCAGTAATTCAGCTTCCACAAAGTGAAAATGGGACACCTACCTAAGGGGCTGCAGAGTCACAGGACAGCCTGTGATAACTGTATTACTCGACCATTTTGGCATTGCTGTTCCCCTTTTAAGGCTCTCAgcttagaaaataataaagtatcATTTGTAGATGCTCATGTCACTTCACTGTCCTTAGGAAAATctcaaagattattttatatACTGAAATTTAAGACTGTTAATTAAATTCATTCAGATTGATCCCATCCTAATTAATCTTCTCAATGCCCCCTTGGAAAGATACTAAACAATGCTGGATACCCTTTTTGAGTGGCCTGACTGAACCTGATGTCCAAGAAGTTGGAATAACTTGGGGCAGGACTCCATGCAATAGTGgtcatattttttatttttttattttaattttttttctttatcaacagggagatttttgtttcttctgagaaatgtttttatattgcCTCAACATTGTATGAAGATACTTGGCACTTTGTAGGAAGTGACCTTGGAAGGGTATTTATAATCTGCTAAAGATAATTAACCAAGTGAGCAATTGCACAGAGACCAGAATTCTTTCCTTCTACCAAAAATATCTTCACACAAAAGTGGAAGAACAAGCTGCAAGTTCCGTCTGCTTCCTCACATAGAGAGATCCAGCAGGTCCTCCAAGGGACACCTGTTTCCCTTGAGGCTTGGCTTCCTTTGAACAAACACCATCAGAATACTTAAGATTGTGTCATAAAACTACTTAGGCAACCAAATGTTGCCTCAAATTCTTGTTTGAATTTTATTCAGCATTCACATGTTCACACCCATAAACATTTAGGCCccagttttctttttaggtGCACTTAAATTCATAGTGATAGTTTTTGATTGAAGCTATAGAGAAGACAGTCTTCAAGGAATCTATGTTTGCATTCTCTTGTATGCTTTCCgttttttatattgaaaaaatgaaagttaattTCCTACAGAGAATgttgatttttaatattgtgaAAACACATTGAAGTTTGCCAgaactaacagaaaaaaatattatagctAAAAGTAACCTTTTTGGGGGGTCTTTAAATATGTTAATTAGGTATCTGTCACAGTGCActgttttaacttctttttaacTGGAGACTCCTGCATGCTTAGCTGGGAAAATAAGGAAccatagaagaaaaaatgtccCCACCTGAATGTAAGCAATGCTGAAAACTGCTGAAACTGAAGACACACTCTTTAGCTGGTCCCCAGGTTTCCCTGTAGTGTTTTATTGTTAAAACCTGCTACTCAAATGAGAAGGAAGCAAGGGTGACTTCCTCCAGCAAAACCAGCTGTCAGAGCTGGAGTCAGGAATGTAGTAGAAAAAAAGATTTGGGAAGAGGAATTGCTGTATTCCAGATGCTGCCACTGTGTGCTTATCCCTCTGCCCTCTGCTTGACATGTTCCGACGTGTAGAGTATCTGCAACATGAGCCAAGCTGAAAAACCGCTTACAAGTTCATCACAATATAACTGGGAATTTAACATGCTTAAACAAACCAGGCTAAATTTTCAACcatgcttttattctttctttgctCAGGAACAATGCATGTCTTACTTTTAAGCTGTCTTTGATGGATTCCTAGATGGattttaaaatggtaatttctttttcattattctaATTTTAAGTATGTAAGTTTAGTTCTAAGACCTGGATTATTTTCTAAGTAAACTCTACACAGAGTAAATCACTACAGCCAGTAAAACTCTTCCTTCTACAAAATAAGCCTTCTCATTTTAGTTCTTCCGGAAGGACCAAAATGACCTGCTTTCTGATTGCTCCTTGTTACTCTGATTCACAGTGCAGGGTTGATAATATGAGTAGGCTTCAGCTGGAAAGCTTGTATATTTGTGTCCTCTTGGGATGTCAATCTAGACGTCTGAAGGCAAACCTGGGAAATTGGCTGAGCAGATTATTTGTTGGATTAGCATTGCTCTGGGCCATGGTGACCTGCCTTGCTACACACAGTCACTCCCAGCTGACACTGAActcaaaatcctgtttttttggCCAACTGGCAATGTTGTCTTCATTACACGTGTAAGGAAGGCACCATGTTGTATTGTGGTGCTGGGTTCCAGTTCACATCTGCTCAGGCTTTCCAGGGGACTCTTAAAGGATGGCATAGGTTGGGGCAGTCCCTGACTTGTagtggggaaaagggagagcTGATATATACTGCTTCCTCTTTGTCTCCAAAAAGCAGAAACCCAGATCTGCAGGGAATTTGGGCCAATGTGTTCCTCACACTTCTCTCGACAGTCCCACTCGTTCCTCACTCggcaggcagtgctgtgccaAGGTTTTGCCGCCGCTCGCGGTGCCAAGGGTGTTTCCCGGTTTGCCCTTGCTTCCCTGGCAAGTAAGGGTGGGTGACTCCAGCACCCAGGGTTGAGGGAGCTCTAACTACAGAGGACCACAAGTTGGGAATATTTCTATGGAAAGCctttttcatgaaaacatttgGATCAGTTGAAACTGGAAGTCTTTGTAGGGAAGAGTTGAATTTTATGAAttccccattaaaaaaaaaacaacaaacaaacaccaaaacaacaacaacaacaacaaaaaaggcatttaaaaggCTCAGCAGATTTGAGAACATATGGGGTTTGATTCTCCCCTGTCTTACACATTGTGTCGTTGTTTACGATCTGACAAAGCAGACTTAAAATGCAACCTCTCTGCCTGGGTAGGATTCTCCTCCACAAGTATGATTGAATACACAATATTAAAAAGCTTGGTGAGTAAGtctcctgcttcttttccttcatgatTATCATTTGTTACCTGCATTTCATGACCATGACACATGTAGGTTTATACTGTCCTCTTCTACTGGACTCTTCCAGTTTTGCTTTGCCTTCCCATCCTTCTCTACCTTTAGCTCAAGACTTTGCATCTTTCTGGGTTACTACATCTGAAGTGTTCTGTAAGGAATGCATTCTTAGAGATTGGAAGAGGGTGGGAGGAACAGGGGatacagtaatttttttgtggaGGTGGCATATTCTGTCAGCAAAGGAGGAAGGTAATACCTTCCTTGCCCTTTAACATAGATGACTACACCTGAAATACTGCATTCCATTCTGGCATCCTGTCACCggaaaaaatgacaagaaagagagaagaagagaagaaaaaaaNNNNNNNNNNNNNNNNNNNNNNNNNNNNNNNNNNNNNNNNNNNNNNNNNNNNNNNNNNNNNNNNNNNNNNNNNNNNNNNNNNNNNNNNNNNNNNNNNNNNNNNNNNNNNNNNNNNNNNNNNNNNNNNNNNNNNNNNNNNNNNNNNNNNNNNNNNNNNNNNNNNNNNNNNNNNNNNNNNNNNNNNNNNNNNNNNNNNNNNNNNNNNNNNNNNNNNNNNNNNNNNNNNNNNNNNNNNagaagagaagagaagagaagagaagagaagagaagagaagagaagagaagagaagagaagagaagagaagagaagagaagagaagagaagagagaaaggagCAATAAAAGTGATTTGGAGGCTAGATTTTTGCTGACTTATATGGAaagactaaaataaattttaaaattttaggcAAAGGCTTGCCCAAGCAAAAAAGGCTACAGAAGATAACCtttgtttcaaagaaaaggCTAAAATGTGTGAAGAGGACAGCTAGTTGTAGTACTTTAAGATGGGTAGAGGTGATTGGATAAcattcaggaaacaaaaatgcataCTTAgtagcataaaaaaataaacgTGCCTACACAGTAGAATTCTGTCCTTAGTACACTGTATTAGTGGTAGTTTACTGTATGTACTTTGTTCAAAAAAGTACTTCAGAATTCGTAGAAAGTTCCCTGTGCTACAATCAGCTAAATGA includes:
- the TPBG gene encoding trophoblast glycoprotein → MPGRGALCLGLLLPVLLGCGSAQAGGCPALCECSEPAKTVKCVNRNLTAVPPDLPPYVRSLFITGNPLTDLPAGSFPAQNLPDLASLNLSGNHLRTVEAGSLALPALRQLDLSGNALVSLSPQAFGEGGSPLEELALRGALREHGVLLSLAALLQSGALPNLSRLELADNGLLLLPAGMFTALPALRQLDLSNNSLVGLRNVSFQGLGQLQSLNLSDNSLGVLRNSTLAQFRSLPALRHIVLGHNTWVCDCAIEDLVAWLKESDQVEGKEALTCASPDKMLGKALLKINGSDLNCSMPIDLPSQLQTSYVFLGIVLALIGAIFLLVLYLNRKGIKKWMHNIRDACRDHMEGYHYRYEINADPRLTNLSSNSDV